Proteins encoded within one genomic window of Pygocentrus nattereri isolate fPygNat1 chromosome 11, fPygNat1.pri, whole genome shotgun sequence:
- the ube2q2 gene encoding ubiquitin-conjugating enzyme E2 Q2 isoform X2 produces MSVSGLKAELKFLESIFDPNHERFRIIDWKPDELSCQFNVTGEKLLIIHCNITESYPSTPPIWFVESDDPSLTEVLERLEDVRKGSTLLLQQLKRLICDLCRLYNLPQHPDVEMLDQPLPAGPITHDRKHVTTDEVTSEEEEEEEMAEDIEDLDHYEMKEEEPVDGKKSEDDGIEKENLAILEKIRKNQRQDHLNGAVSGSVQASDRLMKELREIYRSQSYKTGIYSVELVNDSLYEWHVKLRTVDPDSPLHSDLQVLKEKEGVDYILLNFSYKDNFPFDPPFVRVVSPVLSGGYVLGGGALCMELLTKQGWSSAYSIESVIMQINATLVKGKARVQFGANKNQYNLARAQQSYKSLVQIHEKNGWYTPPKEDG; encoded by the exons ATGTCGGTTTCGGGGCTGAAGGCCGAATTAAAGTTCTTGGAGTCAATTTTTGACCCAAACCACGAACGTTTCCGAATTATCGACTGGAAACCAGATGAACTTAGCTGCCAATTCAATGTGACTGGGGAAAAGCTACTGATCATTCACTGCAACATTACG GAGTCTTATCCTTCAACTCCACCTATATGGTTTGTAGAATCAGATGATCCAAGTCTGACTGAAGTTTTAGAGCGGCTGGAGGATGTCCGCAAAGGCAGTACACTG CTCCTCCAGCAGCTAAAAAGGTTAATCTGCGATCTGTGTCGACTCTATAACTTGCCCCAGCACCCTGATGTGGAGATGCTGGACCAGCCTCTTCCTGCTGGACCCATCACTCACGACAGAAAG CATGTAACGACAGATGAAGTAACAtctgaagaagaggaagaagaagaaatggcagag GACATTGAAGATCTAGACCACTATGAGATGAAAGAGGAGGAACCTGTAGATGGAAAGAAGTCAGAGGATGATGGGATAGAGAAGGAAAACCTTGCCATCTTAGAGAAAATTCGCAAGAACCAGAGGCAGGACCACTTGAAT GGTGCAGTCTCAGGCTCTGTTCAAGCCTCAGACCGTCTCATGAAGGAACTCAGGGAGATCTATAGGTCACAGAGTTATAAGACAG GTATCTATTCAGTGGAGCTAGTAAATGACAGTCTATATGAGTGGCATGTGAAGTTGAGGAC GGTAGATCCAGATAGTCCACTGCATAGTGACTTACAGGTCTTGAAGGAGAAAGAAGGGGTGGACTACATTCTCCTCAATTTCTCATATAAA GATAACTTTCCTTTTGATCCTCCCTTTGTACGGGTAGTGTCTCCTGTTCTTTCTGGAGG ATATGTTCTTGGAGGAGGAGCCCTGTGTATGGAGCTACTAACAAAACAG GGCTGGAGCAGTGCCTATTCCATAGAGTCTGTCATCATGCAGATCAATGCCACTCTAGTTAAAGGGAAAGCTAGAGTACAGTTTGGAGCTAATAAG AACCAGTATAATCTTGCTAGAGCACAACAGTCATACAAGTCTTTGGTCCAGATCCATGAAAAGAATG GCTGGTACACACCCCCCAAAGAAGATGGTTAA
- the ube2q2 gene encoding ubiquitin-conjugating enzyme E2 Q2 isoform X1 encodes MSVSGLKAELKFLESIFDPNHERFRIIDWKPDELSCQFNVTGEKLLIIHCNITESYPSTPPIWFVESDDPSLTEVLERLEDVRKGSTLLLQQLKRLICDLCRLYNLPQHPDVEMLDQPLPAGPITHDRKHVTTDEVTSEEEEEEEMAEQDIEDLDHYEMKEEEPVDGKKSEDDGIEKENLAILEKIRKNQRQDHLNGAVSGSVQASDRLMKELREIYRSQSYKTGIYSVELVNDSLYEWHVKLRTVDPDSPLHSDLQVLKEKEGVDYILLNFSYKDNFPFDPPFVRVVSPVLSGGYVLGGGALCMELLTKQGWSSAYSIESVIMQINATLVKGKARVQFGANKNQYNLARAQQSYKSLVQIHEKNGWYTPPKEDG; translated from the exons ATGTCGGTTTCGGGGCTGAAGGCCGAATTAAAGTTCTTGGAGTCAATTTTTGACCCAAACCACGAACGTTTCCGAATTATCGACTGGAAACCAGATGAACTTAGCTGCCAATTCAATGTGACTGGGGAAAAGCTACTGATCATTCACTGCAACATTACG GAGTCTTATCCTTCAACTCCACCTATATGGTTTGTAGAATCAGATGATCCAAGTCTGACTGAAGTTTTAGAGCGGCTGGAGGATGTCCGCAAAGGCAGTACACTG CTCCTCCAGCAGCTAAAAAGGTTAATCTGCGATCTGTGTCGACTCTATAACTTGCCCCAGCACCCTGATGTGGAGATGCTGGACCAGCCTCTTCCTGCTGGACCCATCACTCACGACAGAAAG CATGTAACGACAGATGAAGTAACAtctgaagaagaggaagaagaagaaatggcagag CAGGACATTGAAGATCTAGACCACTATGAGATGAAAGAGGAGGAACCTGTAGATGGAAAGAAGTCAGAGGATGATGGGATAGAGAAGGAAAACCTTGCCATCTTAGAGAAAATTCGCAAGAACCAGAGGCAGGACCACTTGAAT GGTGCAGTCTCAGGCTCTGTTCAAGCCTCAGACCGTCTCATGAAGGAACTCAGGGAGATCTATAGGTCACAGAGTTATAAGACAG GTATCTATTCAGTGGAGCTAGTAAATGACAGTCTATATGAGTGGCATGTGAAGTTGAGGAC GGTAGATCCAGATAGTCCACTGCATAGTGACTTACAGGTCTTGAAGGAGAAAGAAGGGGTGGACTACATTCTCCTCAATTTCTCATATAAA GATAACTTTCCTTTTGATCCTCCCTTTGTACGGGTAGTGTCTCCTGTTCTTTCTGGAGG ATATGTTCTTGGAGGAGGAGCCCTGTGTATGGAGCTACTAACAAAACAG GGCTGGAGCAGTGCCTATTCCATAGAGTCTGTCATCATGCAGATCAATGCCACTCTAGTTAAAGGGAAAGCTAGAGTACAGTTTGGAGCTAATAAG AACCAGTATAATCTTGCTAGAGCACAACAGTCATACAAGTCTTTGGTCCAGATCCATGAAAAGAATG GCTGGTACACACCCCCCAAAGAAGATGGTTAA